From Microbispora sp. ZYX-F-249:
ATTATGTCCGTTCGTCATCCGGGGCTTCCGGAGTTATCGGGGGATCGCCGATCCCCCGATAACCGGTCTCTGCACCCGTGGCGGCCGGGCGGCCAGCCTGGACTCATGCAGATCTCCGGAAACACCGTCTTCATCCCCGGCGCGACCAGCGGCATCGGTCTCGCCCTCGCCATCGCGCTGCGCGACAGGGGGAACACCGTCATCGTCGGCGGCCGGCGCACCGACCTGCTGGAGCGGATCGCCGCGGAGCACCCCGGCATCGGCACGGTGCGGATCGACACGGCGGACGCGGAAAGCATCCGGGTCGCCGCGAAGCAGGTGCTGACCGACCACCCCGGTCTCAACGTCCTGGTCACGATGGCCGGCATCATGCGCGTCGAGGACTGGCACCGGCCCGAGTCGTTCCTGGCCTCCGCCGAGTCCGTCATGACGACCAACGTGCTCGGCCCGATCCGGCTCATCGCCGCGTTCATCGAACACCTGCAGGCGCAGCCCGACGCCACGATCATGACGGTCTCCTCGGGCCTGGCGTTCGCGCCGCTCAAGGTCACCCCCAGCTACAACGCCTCGAAGGCCGCGATCCACATGCTGAGCGAGTCGATCCGGCTGCAACTCGCCGACACCGGCGTGAAGGTCGTGGAACTCGAACCGCCGTCCGTCCGCACCTCGCTGCTGCCGGGCCAGCAGGACAACGAGACCGCGATGCCGCTGGATGAGTTCGTGGCGGAGGTGATGTCGCTCCTGGAGGCCCGGCCCGATGCCACGGAGATCCAGGTCGAACGCGTCAAGTTCCTGCGCTACGGCGAGGCGCGCGGCGACTACGACCAGGTCGTCGCGACGATCAACGACTCCGATCCGCACGGGAAATAGCTCCGTCGCCATCGGGCCGGGTCCCACTCGAACGGCGATGGGCAGGAAAATAACAATTCATATGAATTGGGGTGCATGGCAACTGTAAGTTCATACCTCCATATGTCACCCCTCTACAGGATCAGATAATGACGGAAACCCCCCAGGAGCCCTCGACATTCGGCCAGAAGGCCGCAGGCGCGGGCAAGGTCTTCGGCAAGCGCGTCGTCGCCTATGCCGTCGGCGCCGCCGTTCTCGCCGGTGGCGGCTTCGCCTACAAGCAGCTGAGCGGAGCTCCCGAGATCGCCAAGGCCGGCGACTGCATGGCCGGCGCCACGGCCGACGAACTCAAGGTCGTCTCCTGCACCGACCCCGCCGCGGCGCTCACCGTCGAAGGCCGCGTCGAGGGCAAGACCGAGCAGGAGTGGGACGCGGACAATGACGGAAAGATTTGCTCTGCCTATCCCAAAACGGACCAAACTTTCTGGGAAGGCGAGGAGGGCAAGGCGGGATACGTTCTCTGCCTGGCGCCCAAGAACTGATCCGCTCCCCCGCCTGAACTGAACCGCGCTCGAAACCGTTCAGCAGGACCGCGGCGTCCGTTCGGGACACTCGGCCGGGGTCTTCCCGGCCGAGCGTCCCGCACAGGCCGAGACGCCCCATGACGGTTTCCGCCGCCTGGAACGGGCCGTGGCCGCGGATCCGCCGGCGCCGGCGGATCCCGCGCCCCTGCTCACGCTCGAACGGCACTAGACCACGTCGAACTCGTTGCCCTCGGGATCGACCATCGCCACCGCATAGTGATCGATCCCGGGCTGCGACAGCACCCGCACGACCGACGCCCCCGCCTGGACAAGCCGCTCCACCTCGGCGTCCACCCGCGCTTTCCGGGTCTCCAGCGGTACGTCCTCCCGCTTGCCGCCCACCTTCACATCAAGGTGGAACCGGTTCTTGACCACCTTGCCCTCCGGCACCTGCTGGAACCAGATCCTCGGCCCGTGCCCCTCGGGATCGACGATGCTGTCGCCGCCGTCCCCCTCGCCCAGCTCGTCTTCCGGCACTCCGACAGTGCGCCAGTAATCCCGCCATGTCTCGAACCCACCCGGCGGCGGCTCCACCGTGTACCGCAGCGCGGCCGCCCAGAACCGGGCCATCCGCTCGGGTGCCGCACAGTCGACGACCAGCTGATAAGAGACCATGGCAGCCATCCTGCCGAACCCGTCCGACAATTACCGGCTCGCGGTCCGACGGGTTCGCGTCGGACGAACCATAAGATCTCCCTGGGAATCCCACGACGCCCCGGCTCAGCGTTGCGTGAGGCGCTACAGTCTCGCCATGAGCAACGACGCCTCCGCCGCCAACGGCGGCGGCGTGCAGTCCGTCGATCGCGCGATCAGCATCATGGAGATCCTCGCCGGCCGCGGGGAGGCGGGAGTCACCGAGATCGCGGCCGAGATCGAGGTCCACAAGTCGACCGCGTTCCGCCTGCTCGGTGCCCTGGAGGCACGCGGCCTCGTCGAGCAGACCGAGGACCGCGGCAAGTACCGCCTCGGCTTCGGGCTCGTCCGTCTCGCCGGCAGCGTCTCCATGCGGATGGACGTCACCCAGCAGAGCAGGCCCGTCTGCCAGCGGCTGGCCGAGGAGATCGGCGAGACGGTGAACATCGCCGTCCTGCGCTCGCACTACGCGGTCAACCTCGACCAGGTGCGCGGCCCCTCCGCCGTCACCGCCCACAACTGGGTGGGCCAGCTCACGCCCCTGCACGCGACGTCGAGCGGCAAGGTCCTGCTGGCGCACGTGGAGCGGCAGCGCCGCGCGGACCTGCTGCGCGCGGCCGGCCTGCGGCGCTACACACCGAGCACGGTGACCTCGATCGAGGACCTGGAACGGGAGCTGGCGGAGGTGCGCGAGCACGGCTACGCCCTGTCCCTGGAGGAGCTGGAGGTGGGCCTGAACGCGCTCGCCGCCCCCGTCCGCTCCTTCCGCGGAGAGGTCGTGGCGGCGATCAGCGCGTCCGGGCCCGCCTACCGGTTCAGCGAGAAGCGCATGCGCGAACTGGCACCCGTCCTGGTCGAGGGAGCCGAGGAGATCAGTCGCCGCCTCGGCGGCTGACCGTCCCCTCCGCCGCCCCTTCCGCGGCCCCTTCCACGGCCCCTTCCATGGCACGGCGCAGCCGTACGACGACGCTCTTGGACGTGGGCGTGTTCGAGGTCTCCGCCACCGAGTCCAGGGGCACCAGCACGTTGGTCTCCGGGAAGTACGCCGCGCAGCAGCCCCGCGCCGTCGGATAGGCGACCGCCCGGAACCCCTCGGCCACGCGCTCGCCGTCCGGCCACTCGCTGATGATGTCCAGCATGTCGCCGTCCGCGAGACCGCGCTCGGCCAGGTCGTCGGGGTGGACGAAGATGACCCGCCGCCCGTTCTTGACGCCGCGGTAGCGGTCGTCCAGGCCGTAGATCGTGGTGTTGTACTGGTCGTGGCTGCGGATGGTCTGCAGCACGAGGCGGCCCCGCGGCACCCGCAGCACCTCCAGCGCGTTCACCGTGAAGTTCGCCTTGCCGGTGGCCGTGGGGAAGCGGCGCTCGTCGCGCGGCGCGTTCGGCAGCGCGAAGCCGCCCGGCCTGCGCACCCGCGCGTTGAAGTCGCCGAACCCGGGCACCACCCGCTCGATGCGCTCCCTGATCGCGTCGTAGCCGGCCTCGAACTCGGCCCACGGCACGTGCGGGTCGTCGCCGAGCAGCTCGCGGGCCAGCCGGCACACGATCGCCACCTCCGACAGCAGCGCCTCCGACGCCGGGCGCAGCCGGCCGCGCGAGGCGTGCACCATGCCCATCGAGTCCTCGACCGTGACGAACTGCTCGCCACCTGCCTGGACGTCCCGCTCGGTACGGCCGAGCGTGGGCAGGATGAGGGCCTGCTCGCCGCACACGGCGTGCGACCGGTTCAGCTTTGTCGACACCTGCACGGTCAGCCGGCAGCGGCGCAGGGCCGCCTCGGTGGCGGCGGTGTCCGGCGTCGCCGAGACGAAGTTGCCGCCCATGGCGAAGAACACCCGGGCGTCCCCGTCGCGCATGGCACGGATGGCCTCCACGGTGTCGTGGCCGTGCTCGCGCGGCGGCGGGAAGCCGAACTCCTTCTCCAGCGCGTCGAGGAACTCCGGCCTGGGCTTCTCGTAGATGCCCATCGTCCGGTCGCCCTGCACGTTGGAGTGCCCGCGTACGGGACACACGCCCGCGCCGGGACGCCCGACGTTGCCGCGCAGCAGCAGGAAGTTGACGATCTCCCTGATCGTCGGGACCGACTTGCGGTGCTGGGTGAGGCCCATCGCCCAGCAGACCACGACCGAGCGGGCGGCCAGCACGTCGCGGGCCGTCTCCTCGATCTCGGCGCGGGTCAGCCCGGTCGCCTCCAGCACGTCGCTCCAGTCGAGCCCGCGTACGTGCTTCTCCCAGGCGTCGAACCCGTGCGTGTGCGCCTCGACGAACTCGCGGTCCACC
This genomic window contains:
- a CDS encoding LppU/SCO3897 family protein, giving the protein MTETPQEPSTFGQKAAGAGKVFGKRVVAYAVGAAVLAGGGFAYKQLSGAPEIAKAGDCMAGATADELKVVSCTDPAAALTVEGRVEGKTEQEWDADNDGKICSAYPKTDQTFWEGEEGKAGYVLCLAPKN
- a CDS encoding SDR family oxidoreductase, translating into MQISGNTVFIPGATSGIGLALAIALRDRGNTVIVGGRRTDLLERIAAEHPGIGTVRIDTADAESIRVAAKQVLTDHPGLNVLVTMAGIMRVEDWHRPESFLASAESVMTTNVLGPIRLIAAFIEHLQAQPDATIMTVSSGLAFAPLKVTPSYNASKAAIHMLSESIRLQLADTGVKVVELEPPSVRTSLLPGQQDNETAMPLDEFVAEVMSLLEARPDATEIQVERVKFLRYGEARGDYDQVVATINDSDPHGK
- a CDS encoding IclR family transcriptional regulator → MSNDASAANGGGVQSVDRAISIMEILAGRGEAGVTEIAAEIEVHKSTAFRLLGALEARGLVEQTEDRGKYRLGFGLVRLAGSVSMRMDVTQQSRPVCQRLAEEIGETVNIAVLRSHYAVNLDQVRGPSAVTAHNWVGQLTPLHATSSGKVLLAHVERQRRADLLRAAGLRRYTPSTVTSIEDLERELAEVREHGYALSLEELEVGLNALAAPVRSFRGEVVAAISASGPAYRFSEKRMRELAPVLVEGAEEISRRLGG
- a CDS encoding VOC family protein — encoded protein: MVSYQLVVDCAAPERMARFWAAALRYTVEPPPGGFETWRDYWRTVGVPEDELGEGDGGDSIVDPEGHGPRIWFQQVPEGKVVKNRFHLDVKVGGKREDVPLETRKARVDAEVERLVQAGASVVRVLSQPGIDHYAVAMVDPEGNEFDVV
- a CDS encoding FdhF/YdeP family oxidoreductase; translated protein: MTRKAPREDVGDERLEIGSPKTWAGGVPAVGHALGTAYRQMGAGRTMLTLLRVNQKSGFDCPGCAWPEGEGHRSPAEFCENGAKAVAEEATVRRVTRDFFAEHPVDELARRSDYWLGQQGRLTEPMYKPAGSDHYEPISWEDAFGVVARELRALDHPGQAVFYTSGRTSNEAAFAYQLLVRRFGTNNLPDCSNMCHESSGSALTETLGIGKGTVLLEDLHRADLIFVVGQNPGTNHPRMLTALERAKRGGARIVAVNPLPEAGLLRFRNPQRPSGLAGTGTALSDRFLQIRLGGDLALFQALSLLLLEAEDAAPGTVVDREFVEAHTHGFDAWEKHVRGLDWSDVLEATGLTRAEIEETARDVLAARSVVVCWAMGLTQHRKSVPTIREIVNFLLLRGNVGRPGAGVCPVRGHSNVQGDRTMGIYEKPRPEFLDALEKEFGFPPPREHGHDTVEAIRAMRDGDARVFFAMGGNFVSATPDTAATEAALRRCRLTVQVSTKLNRSHAVCGEQALILPTLGRTERDVQAGGEQFVTVEDSMGMVHASRGRLRPASEALLSEVAIVCRLARELLGDDPHVPWAEFEAGYDAIRERIERVVPGFGDFNARVRRPGGFALPNAPRDERRFPTATGKANFTVNALEVLRVPRGRLVLQTIRSHDQYNTTIYGLDDRYRGVKNGRRVIFVHPDDLAERGLADGDMLDIISEWPDGERVAEGFRAVAYPTARGCCAAYFPETNVLVPLDSVAETSNTPTSKSVVVRLRRAMEGAVEGAAEGAAEGTVSRRGGD